The sequence below is a genomic window from Phaenicophaeus curvirostris isolate KB17595 unplaced genomic scaffold, BPBGC_Pcur_1.0 scaffold_93, whole genome shotgun sequence.
CCACTGTCTTCCAGTATATCCCAGTATATCTCCAGCATCCCCCGGCGTCTCCAAGCGTCCTCCAGTGTCCCCCATCCCCAGCCGGGGTTCCACCGGTTTCTACTCGTTGCCACCCTCGTCCCCCCTGCCCTGAGCTGTTTTCTCCTCATCCCTCATCCCTTCCAACAATCCGGCGCCTTCATCCGGTGAGGAGACACCACCAGTGATGCCGTGGAGCTCGACCAAGCCATGGAAGGTCTGCACCAAGAGTAGGACGCTCGTCACACCCAGCAGCAGATAggctggagggaggagaagaTATCAAGAACCCAACCTCAACCCCATCCATGACCTCAGATAAATCAAGAACCCAACCTCAACCCAACCAAGACCCCAAAGACATCAAGAACCCAACCGGGAACCCAACCTCAACCCAGCCAAGACCCCAAAGACATCAAGAACCCAACCGGGAACCCAACCTCAACCCAACCAAGACCCCAAAGACATCAAGAACCCAACCAGGAACCCAACCTCAACCCAACCAAGACCCCAAAGACATCAAGAACCCAACCGGGAACCCAACCTCAACCCAGCCAAGACCCCAAAGACATCAAGAACCCAACCAGGAACCCAACCTCAACCCAACCAAGACCCCAAATAAATCAAGAACCCAACCAGGAACCCAACCTCAACCCAACCAAGACCTCAAAGACATCAAGAACCCAACCTCAACCCAACCATGACCCCAGAGACATCAAGAACCCAACCAGGAACCCAACCTCAACCCAACCAAGACCCCAAAGACATCAAGAACCCAACCTCTACCCAACCTCAACCCAACCAAGACCCCAAATAAATCAAGAACCCAACCAGGAACCCAACCTCAACCCAACCAAGACCTCAAAGACATCAAGAACCCAACCTCAACCCAACCATGACCCCAGAGACATCAAGAACCCAACCAGGAACCCAACCTCAACCCAACCAAGACCCCAAAGACATCAAGAACCCAACCTCTACCCAACCTCAACCCAACCAAGACCCCAAAGACATCAAGAACCCAACTGGGAACCCAACCTCAACCCAGCCAAGACCCCAAAGACATCAAGAACCCAACCAGGAACCCAACCTCAACCCAACTAAGACCCCAAAGACATCAAGAACCCAACCAGGAACTCAACCCAACCAAGACCCCAAATAAATCAAGAACCCAACCAGGAACCCAACCTCAACCCAACCAAGACCCCAAAGACATCAAGAACCCAACCAGGAACCCAACCTCAACCCAACCAAGACCCCAAAGACATCAAGAACCCAACCTCAACCCAACCAAGACCCCAAAGACATCAAGAACCCAACCAGGAACCCAACCTCAACCCAGCCAAGACCCCAAAGACATCAAGAACCCAACCAGGAACCCAACCTCTACCCAACCATGACCCCAAAGACATCAAGAACCCAACCTCAACCCAGCCAAGACCCCAAAGACATCAAGAACCCAACCAGGAACCCAACCTCAACCCAACCAAGACCTCAAAGACATCAAGAACCCAACCTCAACCCAACCAAGACCCCAAATAAATCAAGAACCCAACCTCAACCCAACCAAGACCCCAAAGACATCAAGACCTCAACCTCAACCCATCCAAACCTCCAGATTTGGGAGGTCCAACCCCCAGCCTCCGCTCACCGGCAACGGCCACCTGGTAGAGCTGCCTCAAGGGTTGACTCGGCGCCTCGGCCGGCACGAGATCCCCCAAGCCGACGGTGCAAAGCGAGATGACGCAGAAGTAGACGGCGTCCAAGTAGGTCCAGGTGCCTTCGAGGGCGTAGAAGGCGGCGGCAGGGAGGAGAACCAAGCCGAGGAAGGTGCCGGCCACCAAGCCGAGGAGGTGGAGGCGGGCGGCCCCTCGCTGGCTGTAGCCCCACCGGGCCTGGAGGTGCCGGCGAGGGCGATGGACCAAGGGGCCGGCCAAGCGGCGCGTGGTGGCCGTGAGGACCACCATGGTGACCGGGACCCCCAGCGCCACGTAGGCCGCGCAGAAGGCCCGGCCGGCCGGCGAGCGCGGCGTCACCGAGCCGTACCCtgaggggggggggagaaaattatggggggggggtggtgagAGCCCACTTGGGGGGGTCTCGAGTGGGAGTGGTGATGGATCTCAGGGGGGTTTCAGTAGGGTAGGGGATcatggggggggtcccagtggcgagggggcatgggggggtcatggggggggCCCCagttgggggggaggggggttatagggggtcatggggggaGCCCCAGttgtggggggaggggggttatagggggtcatgggggtcatgggggggcCCCagttggggggggaggggggttatagggggtcatgggggtcatggggggggccccaatttgggggggggtgttatagggggtcatgggggtcatgggggggcCCCAGATGTGGGGgaggggggttatagggggtcatgggggtcatgggggggcCCCAGTTGTGGGAGGGGTGTTatagggggtcatgggggggCCCCAGttgtggggggaggggggttatagggggtcatggggggggGCCCAGTTGTGGGGGGAGGGGTGTTATAGGGGGTCatgggggtcatgggggggcCCCAGttgtggggggaggggggttatagggggttatgggggtcatggggggcCCCAGttgtggggggaggggggttatagggggtcatgggggggtCCCGATGGGGGGTGGTCTTGGTTTAGGGGTCCCCAATGGGAGGGGGGGGTCGTGGCaggaggggggggtcccagtttCCAGGGATCCCAGCgagggggggggtcccagtgggggGGGGTTGGTCATGGAGGGGGATcccagggggtcccagtgggggGGTCATTGGGGAGGTCccagtggggggggggggaactggggggcacagggggtcccagtgggggGGTCATTGGGGAGGTCCCAGTGCGGgtgggggtcatgggggggtcctggggggtcccgggggggggtcATTGGGGAGGTCCGGGGGGGGGGATCATGGGGGGGTaatgggggtcccaggaggtcccgggggggggcggtcatggggggtcccagggggtcccaggaggtcTCAGTGGGGGGGTCATTGGGGAGGTCCCAGTGTgggggggggtcatggggggggtcccgggggctcccAGTGGAGGGGtactggggggggtcctgggggggggtcctgggggggttattgtggggggtcctggggggggtcccggggggtcccagtggaggggtcctggggggggttatgggggggggtcctgggggggggtccctcaCCCACGGTGGTGAGCAGGGTGGTGGCGAGCAGCACGGCACTGCCCAGGTCCCACGGCGGGGTCCGGGGGGGCCCCTCgagcacccacagccccagcgCCCCCAAAGCCACCAGTGCCCCCAGCACCAGCCCTCCCAGTACCAGCCGCATGGCTACTGGGACCCCGACCGGTAGCCGACCTCCCCGGGGGCCTCTGGGTCCAGTtacaaccccccccccagcccctcactggggtcactggggtgTCTACTGGTCCCAGTTACAGCCCCCCAGATCCTCACTGGGGTGTCTACTGGTCCCAGTTACAGCCCCCCAGATCCTCAATGGGGTGTCTACTGGTCCCAGTTACAGCCCCCCAGATCCTCACTGGGGTGTCTACTGGTCCCAGTtacagccccccagcccctcactggtgtcactggtcCCAGTTACAGCCCCCCAGATCCtcactggggtcactggtcCCAGTCCCTCACTGGGCCCCCCAGTACCTTTACTGGTCCCAGTCCTAGCCCCTCACTGGGCCCCCCAACTGCCTTTGCTGGTCCCCCCAACTACCTTTACTGGTCCCAGTCCTAGCCCCTCACTGGCCCCCCAACTACCTTTGCTGGTCCCCCCAACTACCTTTACTGGTCCCAGTCCTAGCCCCTCACTGGCCCCCCAGTACCTGTACTggtcccagtcccagccccttACTGGCCCCCCAGTATCCGTACTggtcccagtcccagcccctcACTGGCCCCCCAGTATCCGTACTggtcccagtcccagcccctcACTGGCCCCCCCAGTACCTGTACTggtcccagtcccagcccctcACTGGCCCCCCAGTATCCGTACTGGTCCCAGTCCCATCACTGCAGCGTCCGGTACCGCCCCAAGGGGAGGtgccggggtgggggggtggttggggtggaactgggatgaactggggtGCCCAGTAAGGAGCTGGAACTGGGATGCGCAGCCCTGGGGGGCACCAGGGTGCCAAATCCTGGGGTGCAACTGGGGGACCAGTaaggggtgtgggggggggcaactgggagtcCCAGTAAGGGTGTGAGCAGCCCTGGGGGGGCCGCAGGCTCCCAGTACGGCACTGGTGTGACTGGTCAGGCGGGTCACGGGACGTCACACGCTCCCACG
It includes:
- the LOC138734517 gene encoding potassium channel subfamily K member 6-like — protein: MRLVLGGLVLGALVALGALGLWVLEGPPRTPPWDLGSAVLLATTLLTTVGYGSVTPRSPAGRAFCAAYVALGVPVTMVVLTATTRRLAGPLVHRPRRHLQARWGYSQRGAARLHLLGLVAGTFLGLVLLPAAAFYALEGTWTYLDAVYFCVISLCTVGLGDLVPAEAPSQPLRQLYQVAVAAYLLLGVTSVLLLVQTFHGLVELHGITGGVSSPDEGAGLLEGMRDEEKTAQGRGDEGGNE